One Malania oleifera isolate guangnan ecotype guangnan chromosome 9, ASM2987363v1, whole genome shotgun sequence DNA segment encodes these proteins:
- the LOC131164678 gene encoding protein NUCLEOLAR FACTOR 1-like isoform X1, translating to MLFISSYFEYVRLRNFLKSQNASFCLLGDYTEQSDISRARVSFFEGRQKIMLYTERAHFYHRYKIRGIQNLIIYSLPERKEFYPEIVNMLEGSHSMTCTALFSRFDQFRRELLGLLLQNGWCHQRRESLFSVRRFLHAFVVGQLQLSLVTTVAFLHFYAIWLP from the exons ATGTTATTTATCAGTTCTTACTTTGAGTATGTTCGCCTTCGAAATTTTTTGAAGTCACAGAATGCTTCTTTCTGTCTGCTTGGGGA TTACACGGAACAGAGTGATATTTCTCGTGCGCGGGTTTCGTTCTTTGAAGGCAGGCAGAAGATCATGCTTTACACAGAGAGGGCTCATTTCTACCACAGATACAAG ATCCGTGGGATTCAGAATTTAATCATATATTCTCTCCCTGAAAGAAAAGAATTTTACCCTGAG atTGTCAATATGCTTGAAGGGTCACACAGCATGACTTGCACTGCGCTTTTTTCTCGCTTTGATCAGTTCCGG AGAGAATTGTTGGGACTACTGCTGCAAAACGGATGGTGTCATCAGAGAAGGGAGTCTTTGTTTTCTGTTAGAAGATTTCTCCATGCTTTTGTTGTTGGGCAATTGCAACTTTCTCTGGTTACCACTGTAGCCTTCCTCCATTTTTATGCAATATGGCTGCCTTGA
- the LOC131164678 gene encoding protein NUCLEOLAR FACTOR 1-like isoform X2 has product MLFISSYFEYVRLRNFLKSQNASFCLLGDYTEQSDISRARVSFFEGRQKIMLYTERAHFYHRYKIRGIQNLIIYSLPERKEFYPEIVNMLEGSHSMTCTALFSRFDQFRLERIVGTTAAKRMVSSEKGVFVFC; this is encoded by the exons ATGTTATTTATCAGTTCTTACTTTGAGTATGTTCGCCTTCGAAATTTTTTGAAGTCACAGAATGCTTCTTTCTGTCTGCTTGGGGA TTACACGGAACAGAGTGATATTTCTCGTGCGCGGGTTTCGTTCTTTGAAGGCAGGCAGAAGATCATGCTTTACACAGAGAGGGCTCATTTCTACCACAGATACAAG ATCCGTGGGATTCAGAATTTAATCATATATTCTCTCCCTGAAAGAAAAGAATTTTACCCTGAG atTGTCAATATGCTTGAAGGGTCACACAGCATGACTTGCACTGCGCTTTTTTCTCGCTTTGATCAGTTCCGG CTAGAGAGAATTGTTGGGACTACTGCTGCAAAACGGATGGTGTCATCAGAGAAGGGAGTCTTTGTTTTCTGTTAG